The Mycosarcoma maydis chromosome 6, whole genome shotgun sequence genomic sequence CACGCCGCCCGTTGTAGCGATGACGCGGGCTGCAGCGGCTATGCAGACCAACCCAACGGCTTCCACGAATTCATGACCCCCTCGAAAACAACATCCTGAGTAAGCCTTCTGGGTTGACCCATAGCTGCAACTTCCTCCTTACTGTTGAGAAGGGCTTCGTATTCTTGATTGTCTTCCTCGAGAAAAATTCGCCAAGAGCATCGAGAGTTTGGGTCGCCTTTGTCTCTTGTTCTCAATTACCCTGCAGCAAACTGTCTCCTCTGACGTAGGGGTTATGAACAATAGTCATCGTTTTCATCTGGTAGCGGAGCACCTTGACACCGAAGGCTGCCGCTACGAGTCAACTCGATTCCAACGCGTATTGTCCCATACTGCTACCACTATATCAATAACTCACATCTGTCTTGTCTTGCGAGCCCATCAAGCTGTACCTCAAATCGCAACTAGGTTCTCACAACTATGTCGCAGCACACTCCGCCAGCTGTGGATGTCGACAACCAAGACCAGAATGCTCCCAAGCATAAGCGCAGCCTGCACACACCCAAGCATGGATGGCTCCATGAGGCAAGCAAGCGCTTCATGGGGCAGACACCAAAAGGCACGCCGACAGCACCACCTCAAACGTCCAGCACGGAAACGAATCTCGCAAGGCCCACTTCTGCAGAGCTTGATCGCGAAGCTGAAACCATCTTTCGCAGGACAGCACGGTACGGCGGCTCGGATCCCCGCGACCCTGAAGATCGCGCCTTCGAGCCTGTTAGCATCTCggacgacagcgacagcgGTACATGCGTACCTTCTTCTCCCACGCAGACCAAATCAAAGAATCAGCAAAGCGACCATAATGGTGAAGATGACAACCGTGATTCCGAGCAAGGTCGACCCCGAGGTAACCCAGACGAATCTCAAGATCCAAATCAGGTAGAGTGGGACGGACCAAAGGATCCTGAAAATCCGCAAAATTGGTCGCAAAGGAAGAAGTGGGCGCTCACCGTGCTTGCTTCGATGCTCACTGTCAACGTCACCTTTGCCTCTTCCGCTCCCTCAGCTGCTACTCAACAATTGACACAAGAATTCCAGATTGGCACTGTCACAGCAACGCTCATCACTTCGATCTTCCTTGCCGGCTACTGCTTGGGCCCCATTCTTTGGTCCACGGCATCCGAGCTCGTGGGCCGAAAGGTCGTACTTAGCATCGCCATGCTCATGTACAcgctcttcatcctcgGACAGGCGCTAGCAAAGAATGTCGAGACGCTCTTCGTAACTCGCTTCATCAGTGGGGTCTGTGCAGCCGCACCTCTGACCATCTGTGGAGGCATCATCGCCGACATGTGGGATCCTATTGGACGCGGCTTTGCCATGAGCCTCTTCTCGTGCGCCGTCTTTATCGGCCCCGTGTTTGGTCCCATCATTGGCGGATTCGTCACTCAATCTTATCTTGGATGGCGATGGGTGTTTTGGGTCATGATCATTTTTGCTGCGGTTTGCTGGCTCGTTCTCATCATCTTTTTACCTGAGACCTTTGCGCCGGTTCTGCTCATGCGAAAAGCAAAGCGACTCCGCAAACTCGATCCGGAAGCCAACAAAAACCTCTATGCGCCCCACGAAAAGAGCGATTGGTCTATCGGCGGCATCGCCCATCGAACGTTGCTCAGGCCTTTCCAAATCTTGACACAGGAACCCATCTTGGTACTCATCACAATCTACCTCTCGATTGTCTACGGTATCCTCTACGGCCTCTTTGAGGCGGTCCCTATCATCTTTGAGATGAAGCGAGGCTTCAACCTGGGCGAGTCGGGCCTGATTTTCATTGCGGTCGGCTTGGGTACGACCATTGGCGGTATCATCAACGTGTTCATGTCTCTTCGATACAAGTCGCTCACACCGTTCTGGCATAACTTGCCGCCTCCAGAGGAGAGGCTGTGGGGATCAATGATCGCCGGTCCCGTCCTGGTAGCGGGTGCCTTTTGGTTCGGCTGGACGGGAGAGTATGCATCAGTGCCTTGGTACGTGCCAGCACTGGCACTGATTCCGATTGGAATCAGCTTCACGCTCGTCTTTATTTCTTTGCTTGCTTACATCGTAGATTGCTACACGGTCTATGCGGCATCTGCACTGGCTGCCAACACCATTGTTCGATCGGCTGTTGGTGCAGCTTTCCCGCTGTTCGTGCGGAGCATGTATCTGGGATTGGGCGCAAATTGGGCTTCTTCGCTGCTCGGCTTTGTGGCATTGGTCTTGACGCCATTCCCGTACATCTTCTACGTCTATGGAAGCAAAATCCGCAGCTGGAGCAAGTTTGCGCCCGCCATGGATCTCAAAGTGCGCTCAGCGCTCGAGAAGGAAGGCAAGCTTCCCGAGGACAGTCTTAACACCACGAGCGCCTTTGGCCGAAACGGACTCAGCcaggccaagaaggagatGGCAGCCAAGAAGGATCCCGAGAAGCAGGAGCAGTAGTAAAGCCTTGAAGCCTGCAATTGCTTTTGATACCACCTTGGGCCACAGCAAAAGTTACACGTGGCAGATTAGACCTGGCATCGTTTCGGTAGGAATCTCTCCTCAGCATAAGCATTTAATTATCATGATCGAACCTCCTTGTAAccacacgcacacacacacccCGCAGAGGCGAAAGAATGTGCCACTGAACCATCATGAGTTTAGTGAGTATATATCACGTATACATGAGATTTTTTCGCCACAGATCGATTTTCGTTCTCCCGATCCTTAAagtattcacgatattaattcacgattgtacagtcgtgagagTACAacggcattcacgatttgtcaTTTTTCCTTTTCTCCTCCGACACATCGAACGtaaattcacgattaactCGGACAGAGCCCACGGCGcttgccaatcacgaatgcatAGCATAGCCCAACGACATCAGAGGTAACTTAGTTAAAATTCAATCTGAAAATACGCTTCCTTAGGCTGCACATGCACTTTTCCATGCTGTTCCCTATATCCGTAAATGAAGACTTTTTCCAGAACGAGCGACCGCAAACTCCGAACACATGTGtaacagtcacagagtggcTGTGGGCGTGGCTGTGGGCTTGGGCTGGGCTGCTTCTTGGAGGTGAGTGAAATATGGCGGTGGACGTGAGAGTTCTCGACGCTTGGACCCTTTTTGGTTTTCTTCACGTCTGCCTGCGTtgaatctgaatcgtgaatatgtCGATTTCTCACTCACCCGTGATCTGATCGGCTTCAGCAAGCGTGAACATCCGTCTTTTGGCTCATatcttgctgcttctcgtCCCTACTTGCACCTCTTGCATCCAGATCAATTCAATCTGGCTTGTGGCTGATCCTCGACTCAGAACATTCATCAACGACAATCGAAAGCATAGTCTAGCTGGCAGACCACACCCTTGATCACTTTGGTGCTGACACGGAAATTGCGGGACACCAAAACAACCCGATCCAGAGCCAGTCATTCGGTGTTTGTCCCCATCTCCAGCATTCTTTGCCCCCAGAGGTTCCTCACGAAGATATACAGACTACTTCTCGTATCAACCACAGGACCTCGAGCTGGCGATCCAGCTTTGTATCAATTTCTACGTCTGCAGCACGCCTCATCTGGCGTTCATTTTCACTTCAAGCTTCATTCCAACGCATcgcagctcagctgccGGGCTTCCTCACATCGCTACCTGGCACCTATATTCCCACGGTCGTTCATCCCAATCGATCTCTGATGGCTCCATCGCATGCCATGGTTTCCATAAATGCTCAAATTCTTGATCTTCCGCTCTAGGTCCAATCACTCTTGGTCGAACTTGACTTGATCTTTCCCCAAGACTCAGGATAGCCTTCGGTCTAGTCACCTGACATCAGCAAATATTTACTTGGCGCTCAATCGGATCATCCGACCTTTGTTCCCACCACCGTTTGCTTCTCACTCATTCAGCTGCGCCGTCTCCGTCTCGGCCGTCACCGTTATCAAACTCGCCCTCTTCCTTCCAACCATCCGATTCGCTCTACCTACCAAAGGCTCAGTCACGGCCAAAATGTCTGTCACACCTCCTCTGCTGCGTGGATCTTCATCCGAAGATGATCCTACTGGCCCTACAGCTACAAACAGATGGGGTACTGTCTCAGGTGGAATGCTCAGTCCGCCGCCGGCTCCTTCATCAGGCGCCGGTGTTCGTCGTAATCACACCATCCACGGTGCTCGACATCATGGTAAACCTCGATTGGAAAAGCACTTTGAGCAGCCAGAGGATCTAGCTCCCACTCCCACGCTCGCTGACCGCGCTGCATCAGGGCCTTCAGTGTCCCAGAACCCTTCAGACGGCGATGAAAATCGATCCCATGTAATTCATAGCTCTCCTTCCTTCAACGACGATGCTtcgctcgacctgcttgcttcgccatcgacaAAATCCGACACAGCAGGAGACTTTGTAGCGTCGCTCACACCGCTGCAAGCTCTATACTCAAGATCGAGTGTTTCCCGAAACCTGTCGCTGCCAAGCCGTCACTCGACCAAGGTTGTATCGAACTTGTCTAGTAACGCCACGCAGGGCCGAACAAGCTTGTTTAACAGCCTTTCCGCCATCACCGGAGGTTCTGATCTCGACGAACATGACTGGGAAAAGCTCATCCACTCTAGCAATGCTCTCGGCGATGAGCATCAACAGGATCCGCATGCTTTAAATAGCCTGTCGCTTCAGCATGATCACCCATGGTCTTCTTCGCTCTTTCCGCAAGGGCAGATTGGTGCGCCGACCGATTCATCCCTACCGACATCGCCCATCTCTCGACCTGACCCCTTCCTGGATGCACATCACCTTGATcgcagcaacggcagcgtcgacacCTTCGATCAGTCTGCACAAACCGACACGCAAGCTCTACCGGGCTCGGCGAATCTCGTACGTCGTCATCAATCGCTCAATCACCACGCCGGGCGCTCAGCAGCTCAACGGCTTGCGGCTCGCTCCAGCGACCTTCTTCGCCAGTATAACGCAGGTGACACAGCCGATCCAACCATGTCTCCTTACTCGTCCCGAACCGATGCTGCTTTCAGCCCAGTGCGTCACACTATCAGTCTCTCTGCCGCTAGCAGCCCCGTGATGCCATCAAGCTACTCCAAGGTGCCCTGGCATCAACCGACACAGGATCCGATCGGTTCGCCATCGCGCTTTGCGGCTTCCTTTCCATCGCAGAATCTCGAGCCTTCCCACTCCCGGGTGCCCTCCACGATGGACGGTTCTTCATCTCCTTTGACCGACGTGACAGCGCATCTGTCATGCCTCGAGATCTCTGGCTCTTCTGCACTGGCCGGAGATAGCACTCAAGCTTCACGGGCGCTGGCGACATCGACAAGCCACTCGACGCCTCCCGATTCATCGACGCAAAGTGAAAGCACCATTGTTACTCGTCCTCTGGAAGGTAGAAAGCTGCCTCAGCTCGTGACTAATCGAGATGCATTGCAGCGTGGCCAGCGCGCTGACGGCGCCTCCGGTCCCTTCTCAGCTGCCGCCTACGTGCCGCCCATCGGTCATGCCCACGCTCGAAATCCGTCGAACGACCCCGCCGCGCCCCTTGCATCCAGCCTTGATGCTGACTCGTCCCAACAATATGGCCCTTTTACTGCAGCACCTGCTGGTAACTGGCTAGACAAAGACAAGATCGTCGGCAGGCTTGATGCTGGTCATGCCTCGAGAGGTGCTGGTTCCGATTCGCAAGCTTGGTCGCACCAAACACAAGTTGGTCCTTACGCGGCAGGAGCCATGGATCCGAGTGTGATAGCGCTAAGCATGGCTCTAGCTCAGGAACAGCAGCGCAATGCTATCTTGCAGGCTCAGCTCGGAGCGCGCAGCAACGCGGGCGGGCTGCAGGAGCCGCACCTCTTTGGTATGCAGCCAATTGATCTTACGGGTCCCATGCAATCCATTGGCCAGCAGTTGCGAGGCGGTCCAATGCCAAGCTCTCCACCCATGGGCCCGGTGGGCAACCTTGCATCGCGAGGCCAGCCATTTGCCATGCAGCAATCTCCACCTCCGTTTCGGGCGCCGATGCATGCACTGGCCCAGTCACCGCGACCATCGCCCGCAGGTGTTTTCGCAAGCGCAGACACCGAAGCTATCACACCCCCCACGCCAGTCGATCCCACGTACTTGGCGCTTCAGAAAGGGTACAATCCGGCACCAGCTACATTTAACCTCGCTCCTGTCAATGCACGCTTCTTTGTTATCAAATCCTATACCGAGGATGACGTGCACAAGTCGCTCAAGTACGAGATCTGGGCTTCCACCGACA encodes the following:
- a CDS encoding putative mfs-multidrug-resistance transporter: MGQTPKGTPTAPPQTSSTETNLARPTSAELDREAETIFRRTARYGGSDPRDPEDRAFEPVSISDDSDSGTCVPSSPTQTKSKNQQSDHNGEDDNRDSEQGRPRGNPDESQDPNQVEWDGPKDPENPQNWSQRKKWALTVLASMLTVNVTFASSAPSAATQQLTQEFQIGTVTATLITSIFLAGYCLGPILWSTASELVGRKVVLSIAMLMYTLFILGQALAKNVETLFVTRFISGVCAAAPLTICGGIIADMWDPIGRGFAMSLFSCAVFIGPVFGPIIGGFVTQSYLGWRWVFWVMIIFAAVCWLVLIIFLPETFAPVLLMRKAKRLRKLDPEANKNLYAPHEKSDWSIGGIAHRTLLRPFQILTQEPILVLITIYLSIVYGILYGLFEAVPIIFEMKRGFNLGESGLIFIAVGLGTTIGGIINVFMSLRYKSLTPFWHNLPPPEERLWGSMIAGPVLVAGAFWFGWTGEYASVPWYVPALALIPIGISFTLVFISLLAYIVDCYTVYAASALAANTIVRSAVGAAFPLFVRSMYLGLGANWASSLLGFVALVLTPFPYIFYVYGSKIRSWSKFAPAMDLKVRSALEKEGKLPEDSLNTTSAFGRNGLSQAKKEMAAKKDPEKQEQ
- a CDS encoding mRNA-binding phosphate metabolism regulator, which encodes MSVTPPLLRGSSSEDDPTGPTATNRWGTVSGGMLSPPPAPSSGAGVRRNHTIHGARHHGKPRLEKHFEQPEDLAPTPTLADRAASGPSVSQNPSDGDENRSHVIHSSPSFNDDASLDLLASPSTKSDTAGDFVASLTPLQALYSRSSVSRNLSLPSRHSTKVVSNLSSNATQGRTSLFNSLSAITGGSDLDEHDWEKLIHSSNALGDEHQQDPHALNSLSLQHDHPWSSSLFPQGQIGAPTDSSLPTSPISRPDPFLDAHHLDRSNGSVDTFDQSAQTDTQALPGSANLVRRHQSLNHHAGRSAAQRLAARSSDLLRQYNAGDTADPTMSPYSSRTDAAFSPVRHTISLSAASSPVMPSSYSKVPWHQPTQDPIGSPSRFAASFPSQNLEPSHSRVPSTMDGSSSPLTDVTAHLSCLEISGSSALAGDSTQASRALATSTSHSTPPDSSTQSESTIVTRPLEGRKLPQLVTNRDALQRGQRADGASGPFSAAAYVPPIGHAHARNPSNDPAAPLASSLDADSSQQYGPFTAAPAGNWLDKDKIVGRLDAGHASRGAGSDSQAWSHQTQVGPYAAGAMDPSVIALSMALAQEQQRNAILQAQLGARSNAGGLQEPHLFGMQPIDLTGPMQSIGQQLRGGPMPSSPPMGPVGNLASRGQPFAMQQSPPPFRAPMHALAQSPRPSPAGVFASADTEAITPPTPVDPTYLALQKGYNPAPATFNLAPVNARFFVIKSYTEDDVHKSLKYEIWASTDKGNQRLDKAFRESAHNSPIYLFYSVNASGHFCGMAQMLTPLDYATSSNVWAQDGKWKGTFKVRWIYVKDLPNNQLRHIRLTNTPECKPVTQSRDTQELTPEAGREVLRIMAEYSAKTSLLQDFNFYEMQARTGGGQLAQQGSAAVGMGGLPPRNSPKPSGSPALGFGGSSFAASADANFAHRSGVSASPNSGARRAQSSGISQRPHGSSGSGLAPGTPRSAVQPIQDLRSDKANHAAPGTCTDAESAAQVAGLAPSAL